The Alnus glutinosa chromosome 10, dhAlnGlut1.1, whole genome shotgun sequence DNA window ttgctcatTCTAGTTAgatattttctcttgtatacttcctatataCCTGGCggtgccttacacttttaataatatgtttcgattactaataaaaaaaaagggataaaatCTACCAACAAAACCAAATAAGCGACtattaataattaaaagtgaagaagataatattagataaaataaataaacattttacTTGACAGTAGTGACTATCAAGTTCAAAATAGTATCTGCAACATCAATTTTTAGCTTAGAGTGCCTCGAAAATTCCAAGGAGAATGTTTTCGCTTGGTGTTTGTGCATTCAAATAGTGCATTGGTGGTGACTATAATGTAATCAAATAATGCAAGCAATTAAATAAACCAGTAAATAGAAACTAATTTGATTGCTTATGAAGATTTCAAATGAAGAATAAGAACAAGGAGAATAAATTCATTCAACAACACGCTTGAAGTGGCTGTCCTTTATTCCTTTTCATGGTCCAGCCTCTTGAATGATCAAACTGCTGCAAACCGGAATGATTTTTAATCTATCTGCCCAATACGTATGTGTATGTAACTAATTGTTGAGGAAGAAGCCTTCCATGTGCAATTTCACAACATTGTGCCATTACCTAGAATCCACTCCTTTCaagtctctctcttttcctaCTACAGAATGATgatagtattatttttttataagtaaatatcattaaaaatacAAAGCACAACAACTcaagtacacagaaagtatacataAGAATCAGAACGATACTAGTATTGTACCCATAATACCGATACTTCCTAAAAATAACCCACGATACCTTACCCAATGCTTCCTATAGCTATCAAATGCTTGATTCATCAAAAAATTTACCTATCAAATGTTTGAAAAAGATATAATttcgtaaaaaataaattatatttttttttatacggatgcaaagaaatatacaaatatatatctataaagaaaaaaaaaaaagcgtaggacacccctaagcatacaagaagtataaaaaggaaaccaaacatgagcaagcaaaaaaagaaaagagaaaacccacaaaaccatACAAACAGCTGAGAAACCAAGATCCAAAGCCCAAACCCTAAACTTGCCAAAAACACCCTAGACTACATTACATCAATAATCCTTCTTCATTTACCCAGACTAGAACGAACACCCCTAGCATCAAAGTTAATTGACCATTTTAAGTTCTTAACCTCTCTACTCTCTTTAGTCttaagaaatgaagcaggatcCTCTTGAAACTAACCCTTATCAATTAAAgtcaataaatccaaaaaaccaTTCTCATCACCCTTGAAAGAGATCCCCATAGTGTGATAGCATGCTTTTGCATCCTGCACAACCTTGGGGTACCCTAGAACCCTCACCTCTACCTCCTCTCCAACACCAACCCCATCCAAATCACCCCTCTGCGATGATTCTCCCATCTCAGAGGGAAATGAGATAACCTACACTGTGGGACTCGGACCAAGAAACTCTCGCCGAAGAAAGCCTTTCGCCAGAGAGACAATGGATGCCTCCACGGACTCAGCAATCAATCCGATCAACTTTGCATCCTTCATCTTACTAGAATACCTCAACACCGGCTTGGAATCTGACGGATACAAAGGCGCCCCAGACTTTGACATCACAGGACACGGGTGGCGAAACCTATCACCCAGTGTTGCCACCCTTGAAAGGTCACCAGAAAAAGCTAACCCACTACCTGCCTTCCAAGCCGGTGAATGGGTACCAAAGAATGAAGCCGAAGGAGAAGCCCCCACTAAAACAACCTGCCGACAATGACCCATACTTGATCGTCAGACCTACAAAACCTCGAAAAATAGAAGAGTTTTAGTAGCGGTTGTCGATGGCATGATCGTAGCTTCGGCATCTACAGGCTCCTCTAAACTGGTCAGAGCAAACAACCCACCACCTTTGGTGAGCACAAAGAAAAACGGATTAGCAACTGGAAAGCCACCCACAACTTCCAGAATATCAGCGGCAGAAGACTTCTCCAAGAAAGTCTCTGAGACAAAAACCTCTGATGGAACGAAAGAAGAATGTTCTACATACGCCGGAATAGTAAAAAACTGAGAAGCCCAAAGCTTCCGGCGCCGGAGAAGAACCCTTGATGTCTGTTGAAGACGAAGACACACCCTGACCTGAATGTTCAAAACCCAAACCCACTGAGAATGCGTCGAATCCATAATCTGGGACAAAACCAATCTTTTTGGCCTTCTTGATGTTGGGCATAGAGCCCATCCGCCTGGATCTAGCCCGTAAATAGACCCCTCTAAGCAGATAAATAACACGCTTATACACCCGGCCCAAACCCATACAGCCCAGTTTTCGTTTCAATCCAAAAGAAGAGGTCCTGCCCAAGTTTGGTGAACGCCCGCACACCCAATCCAGTCAGTCACCAAAGATCTCGAGAAACTTCCCAAAGATCCCATCCTCCTCTTGCCCCGAAGCGTCACATTCACACTTGACATCACCGTTTGTAACCTCACTCTTCGAGTGCGCCTTCTTGCACCCTCTGCAACTTCGATCCCTGGAGCCATCAGCATGATGGTCTATAcccaaaggaccaaaaagagtCCTCTCCAAGGCAAAACAATCCACCGCCTACCGAATTGTCACCTGCTCCAGACCCAACGGAAGAATCTTCTTCACGTCGCACCAATCCACCTCCGTCGACTGGACCAAAGGCTAGCCACCTAAGGCAGGGACGATTGATGGTGAGCACACCACCTCCACAAACGACAAAGGGCCCACTGCCTTTCCCAGAATTCCCCCATCGGAGCGCCACCAGAAGACGGAGCCTTCGTTGTGGCTTCAAGGGAAGCTAGACCTTTACTCAGCTCCCCATAAACACGGCTAGCCTCGCCCATCCCGGCCTTCAAGAAACAAGGTCATCCCTCTCCGACCGCCCACGGCGTAAACTGCCACCTCCAAAAACCGGCCGAACCTATTCCCACCTCTTCGAACAATTGTCACCTTCAAAACCTCCctataggatttaacgaaatccTCAGAAACAGTATTACGCAACACCTCTTTCACCATAGAAACCAACCAAGCAACGCATCGCGAGCCAAACAGAGGAAACGCAGAAAATCCTTTCCTCTTTTCCACCACCCTTAGCTCATCTGACCCATTCACCACCTAGATGAGGAAAGATTTAGCCTCCACAAAGAAACGGCTCTCCATCCCCAACCTCACACGGCAACCCCCAAAAGGGAATGCGATAGCTACGCCACCATGTGACGACTCACATTGCCGCTAGCTACTGTGTCGCAGGTTACCCAGAGAACAACTGATGACATGACCAAGGCAAACCAGAAagtgttgagagagagagagagaggggttcaATATTTCCAAGACTTAGGTTCAATTAACTCATGTTTGATACTTCTTCAATACTTATGGGCACTTATTGACACACCTCGAACCTTAAAGAACTTTTCTTCAAAGTCCAGTTTTGGAGATAGGCATAAGGGTctttgagataaataatgccTTTTTAAGGAAATTCCATCAGTCTGCTTCACGTATAAAGCCAAAAAATGGAGCCCCTAAATAAACGAAATAAGCCAAGAAGAGGGTATTCAACCTCCTAGGGGCAATGGAGTACTACCACTACCAGcgtttatctttttttttttttttttaagaaaggtttcattaaaaaagcgtaaggcgttcctaagtacacaagaacaACCAAAATAGCTCACGAAAAGAAACCTAATAAACCCGCAAGGACCTAAAGCCCTCAACATAATGGAAAATGGTTCcttgttgccttatgtggtgcttgtggagggaacacAACGATAGACaatttgaggacaaagaaagaaccatagaggagctcatttccttttttcttcattctttgtactcttggacggctGCGTATCTCGCACCTCTAGTGATTAGctataacgatttccttgttttgttttcttcttcttcttaattgcctttcttgtataccccctgtgtacttgattgcgctttgcgttttttaataaaacctctctcacttatcaaaaaaaaattttcatttggATATCAGCTTTTTAGATAAGAAAGATCAAGAACATGATCTTGTCATCCAACTATTATCAATCTAGTATTGCATGCAAGATCATATGGTATGCATGTAGGGAGACCCACAATGCTTTTGCTAACACAAATTGCAAACCATCCTAAAGGAATTAAAAACTGCTACAAAGGACAACGATACAGAAGCCTTGACAACAATTACAATGATTGAAATCAGGGCATGAAGTCCAACATATCTAGccaataataaaatcaaatagtCAGGGATGTTCAACACTAGAATAGATAAATAGATAAATCATCTACAAGTTCCTTTACTTGTGATTAGTTTTAGTGATCATTATACAAGCTAATGTTCACAACATCTATTTCTTGAAAGGGTCTTCCACGTTCCAAGGCATAGATGTTGAGCAATTTAAAACAATCAATCAGTCAATCGGGTCTATCATTGCATCAAAATAGGTTTTATTCTATATTTACAAATATCTATACCACATCAAATTATCAACCCTTTTTCTATTGCATTTCACACACAAATTTTTAGATGTTATCATTTAAAGGACAACAATCCAAAATTTAATGTGTATATGACTTGGAGGAATTGTAATAGGGCTATTGTTCAAATTGAGTTGTATGGCATAGAAAGAAGCTTACCTTACATAAAGTAGTATGTAAGAACAGGACTACCCATTAAGTTTTCAAATGTATACATACATAGAACATATTTACATGTTTATATACATATacgaataaataaataactacaaATTGATAATTACATTCACCCATCAGGGTGCAGCTTATTGGTCAAAGGGCATGCTTGGGATGAGTTGTAGACTCAAACATCCTAAGTTCAATTCCGCATTAAGAGTTCCCCTAGATTACCTCATACACGGTTCTAGCGGGTGGTGTCGTGTATCTGGAGTTTACTCCCCAGGGGTAGGTCCAAAGGGCCCTGCTTTGATGAGGTTCcacttcacaaaaaaaaaaaaaaaaatacattcatCACAAAAGGGCATAAATACTGGAAAGAACAACAGCTCCATTTCTGATGCAtaataaatttgtatttcttCAACAAATCAAGGCTCTCCCAAGCATTCCTTACCAAATCATCTCATTTGATAGGTAAAAAAGATTATGTGGCTCATATCCGATcattattgctaatgaatgccttgatagtcgaTCTAGATCAAGGGAGCCGGGCGTCATGTGCAAAATGGACttggaaaaagcttatgatcatgttaattgggattttctcttgTATGTGTTGAGGAGGTGCGGCTTCGGGGGtaaatggtgttcgtggatGGCTCGATGCATTTCTTCTGCGAAGTTTTCGGTGCTAGTTAATGGCTCGCCCAACGGCTTTTTCAGTAGCACTCGTGGCTTGaggcaaggggatcctttgtctccccttttgtttgtgtttgttatggaggctttgagtggCATGATTACAGCGTCGGTCAATGGGGGTTTGTTGGATGGATTCAGAGTGGGTAATACTTCTTTTTCGCATCTTTTGTTTGCTGACGACACTTTGATTTTCTATGATGCTAGCTCCTCCAAGATGCGGTATTTGCGAAGTCTCTTTCTCTTGTTTGAGGCTGTTTCAGGTTTAAAGGTCAACTTGGCCAAATCCAGTattattccagtggggaatgtcgTCCAAGTGGGAAGGTTAGTCAACATTTTAGGGTGTGAAGTTGCTTCTTTGCCAGTGAAGTATAtaggtcttcctttgggggcttcctacaaGTCCACtcgtatttgggatggagttatcGAGAAGGTTGAAAATCAGTTgactagttggaaaaggttatatcTCTCCAAGGGAGGGAGggtgacccttatcaagagtactctctccaactTACCTATTTACTacatgtctctgttccctattccgaTGTCTGTTGCTTCGcgcattgagaagcttcaacgagattttctttggggtggaatgggtgaagaatttaaataccatttggtgagttgggcgAAGGTTTGTATCCCAATTTCAAAAggggggcttggcattaggaATTTGGTATTGTTCAACCGCGGGTTGTTaggaaaatggttatggcgctttggcatggaaagagatgcttggtggagagttgcggtggactccaagtttggtagtttgtggggtgggtggtgctctcaTGAGATTGCAGGGGcttttggagtagggttgtggaagttcaTAAGGAAAGGATGGGAGATGTTTTCCAAATTTCTTAGatatgaggtgggggatggaagtaggattagattttggcatgacttgtggtgcggAGATACGGTTCTGAAAGAGgtgtttcctgatctctttggcattgcttgggtgaaggatgcgtcagtggctgacaatatggagattttgggcgggtccattcagtggaatgtgagctttgttagagaggcgcatgattgggaagtagaTGTTTTTACCTCTTTCTTCCAGGTTTTGGACTCTACTAGGGTGAATAGAGATCGGGCAGATTGCCTTAGTtgggtctcttccaagaaaggtgtgttcagggttAAGTCTTATTTTGGTTCCTTGACGTGTTCTGGAGGAACTCgattcccttggaagagtgtgtggcgatCTCAGGCacccccgagggcagctttctttACTTGGTTTGCAGCTCTAGGTAgaatccttactttggacaatctcaggaagaggcacaTAATCATTGTAGACAGATGCTGCCTATGCAAGCgtgatggggaatcagtggaccatattcttctgcattgtgatgtgACTTCCgctctatggaacaacattttctctcgctttggtatttcttgggtcatgcctaggagtgtgcttgacctagttgcttgttggtggaagtctagGAGATCAAGGAGCGCTACaacatggaagatggtgcctatatgcttattttgatgtatttggagagaaagaaaccttaggtgttttgagaacctagagagctccctagaggaggtgttagagttgtttctccatacgTTGTATCTTTGGTCGATGGCTttttttgtaccctttatccatcagctttgctgattttcttgcttctttttccttttctagttaggtgtttcctgttgtatacttccagtgtacgtaggggcgccatacgctttcaataaaactaaacttacttatcaaaaaaaaaaaattatcatattaaaaaactaatttaaacACCCAGCTGCATTAAATATAATGACCAAAGAAAAACCTGTCTCCAAGATCGTGTGAGCAGCATGAAACGGAATCCTAGCAAACACATCAGTCCCCGGGAACATCATCCATGTGCGCTCATTGAAGTCATGGTTGCCACATGTGGCACATACATCCTTCACCAATGGCCGATGTTCAGGCCCCCCAATTTCCTTCATAATTGATTCAAACGGAGACTGAACACTAGTCTTTGTTGTTCGAGCCTTCTTCCTCAGTGCAGTAAGTGCTTCCCTGGTCCCATTTCTCACTCTATCATTTTCAACCAGCTACAATTTCATCGTAGAAATCAGTAACCCTCCATATGCTCATAAAGAAACCTTAtgtatatatttgtgtgtgtttCTATCTGTGTATATATGTGTACACACGCATATAGGTTGAGTTCAAGTGtaccccctctctctctctctctctctctctctctctctctctctatatatatatatatatatatatatatatatatggactcaAGATGCTCCAACCACATGACTGGTGATTAAGAGAGGTTATTCGGTATGTCCGAATATAAGGGAGGCAGAGTCGTAGCAACGGCTAACAACTCAAGGCTACCAATCACTCACATCGGCAATAAAGTGAGTGTCCCATGTTTTGGTCCTCATGAAGTACAATTGCAGAATGTCTATCATGTGCCTGGTATGAAGAAGAATTCATTTTTACTGTTTGATTGTCTTGATATTTGGTTAGTATGACCGAAATATGAAGGTGATATAACCCAATGGTGGGTACTGGGTTGGGCATTATattgatcatataaaaaattaataagtggTATAGCATTATAAAAGAGATACGGGAACTTAAACTTAACTGAATATATACTTTCATACATGTAGCTCTGTGTATAGACATTGTTCACTGAACAAGTCAACCAAGCCAAATAATTGGATCAGAAAAATTTTGTTCCTCAAGTGCCACATTACAAAAAATCTTATGGGCCTGTTTGTTATCGTTATTTACTTTCTGTTTCCTTTTTTCCTACCATTTGATCTACTTCGTGTTTGAGTGGCACATTTCTTAAGCATTTCCACTTCACTTTTTAGTTCTAAAACTCACATACATACATTAAAGAGCAAATACAAATGGATATTAAAACCCAAATTTcgatttttgtttctcttttcctGCTCTTGCTCAGCAACCAAGACATAAAGCTCAAAACAGAAATTTTCGGGTCTCAACAAATTTACCTGATGCCGGGCTAATAGAAGATGCTCCGCGTCAGTTTCAAGCTCAATTAGGCTCTCCTGGAATTGCTTCATGGTCTCATCCATCTACAATCAACGGAACAAAAAAGATTAATGCTTTTTTATGCAATTAGCCAAACAAGCATCAAACAACGAGGGGTTAGAGAGAGAATATTCAGTTAGGGCATTCATACTCGGCTTGGCAttcttcacttcttttttttagctACCCACTTTTTCAAAATACCTACatctattttagctatccactTTCACCACTCCATTTGTACAATTAGTATAGCATGTTAGAGCATTCCCATTTGATTATgtatatttcaatctaaaatagctaatcataactcactttatctagtttagctaatgggttttaaaaggcAAAATACATACAATTATCTATTCTTGACtctatattcattttttattcttttttattacttttttcattaaCGTATTTTTTGgctgtcttttttatttttatttttttttcaaacggtcATCTTTGAATCTCTCAACCCCAGATTCAGAGGAAAGAGCAAACTATTTCCcaactaaacaaacaaacaaaacccatTCTGCCTTCCCAcaaaaaaatcctccaaaaaTACGAACACAGCAACTCTCCAATCGACCAATCCAACGTCCAAACTAGAATTTCCTATTGAGCTCA harbors:
- the LOC133880460 gene encoding uncharacterized protein LOC133880460 isoform X2 — protein: MDETMKQFQESLIELETDAEHLLLARHQLVENDRVRNGTREALTALRKKARTTKTSVQSPFESIMKEIGGPEHRPLVKDVCATCGNHDFNERTWMMFPGTDVFARIPFHAAHTILETVEPHQSRALWTYPWGVNSRYTTPPARTVYEIKHDLSLMPSNYRAM
- the LOC133880460 gene encoding uncharacterized protein LOC133880460 isoform X1 — encoded protein: MDETMKQFQESLIELETDAEHLLLARHQLVENDRVRNGTREALTALRKKARTTKTSVQSPFESIMKEIGGPEHRPLVKDVCATCGNHDFNERTWMMFPGTDVFARIPFHAAHTILETDQARLEFDAKQLQSNVKEKALLISEKGALADKISPGVLKSLVSLSDKPQN